ACGATTGCAAACAGATTATATCGATCTCTATCAGTCGCATGATGACGATAAGGATACACCGCTGGAAGTTACCATGCAGGCTTTCTCTGATTTAATTAAAGAAGGTAAAGTACGCATCATCGGCGCCTCCAACTACCAGGGCGACCGCCTTGCCGAAGCGTTGCAAGTTAGCGCAAGTAAAGATCTGGCTGCTTATCAAACCCTTCAACCCGAATATAATCTATACGCCCGCGAGCATTACGAAAAAACACTCGAACCTTTATGCCTGGAGCGCGGCGTGGGCGTAGTGCCATTCTTCTCGCTCGCCAGTGGTTTCCTCAGCGGAAAGTACCGTTCTGAGGCCGATGCCAACAAGAGTAAACGCGGGAAAAATATTGTATCTAAATATTTAGACACCCGTGGTTACCGTATTCTTGACGGATTAGATAAGGTGGCCGATGAGCATAACGTTAGTCAAGCCACTGTGGCCTTGGCTTGGTTAATGGCTAGACCATCTATCCTGGCGCCTTTGGCCAGCGCTACCAATGTTGAGCAATTAAAAGAACTGGCAGCGTCGGTAGAGTTGAAATTAACTGAAGCTGATATTGAGTTATTGAATAAAGCAAGCGCCTATTAGTCATTTCTCCTTATGTTATTTCGAACGTTAGTTTGTTGACTAGTTCAATCGCAGTTATTGAACTAGTGAGAAGGCCAAGTTCTTCGACGTGAATTACTTATATTTAACCTAACAACCTCACTCCCATGGCTAAACTCAAAACCACCGAAACAGTAGCCAGCGTAGCTGATTTTATCAATACCGTTGACGACGAAGCCAAACGCGCCGATAGCCACCTATTAGTAGCACTGATGCAACAGGTAACCAGGCTGGAGCCTAAAATGTGGGGACCGTCTATCATAGGTTTTGACAGCTATCATTACAAATACGATAGCGGCCACGAGGGCGACATGATGATGGTAGGCTTCTCACCACGCAAGGCGACTTTAACGCTGTATATCCATGGCGGGGCTGATTACGAGGGGAAAGATGAGCTACTGGCAAAGCTGGGCAAGCACACTACATCTAAAGGATGTTTGTATATTAAGAAGCTAAAAGATGTGGATATGGAGGTATTAAAGCAACTGGTTGAAAAGGCTTATGCCTATATGAGGGGGAAATATCCGGGATAATTAGCAAAACATAAAAGACAAGTTCAGACTGACAGCCCTCTCGTTTGTCACTTCACTTTCATAGTCCCATCGCCGGATTTTATTACTCAGAATGACAAAATGCAAAAAGGCACGGAAGCAGTCCGTGCCTTTACTATATCCTGTAAATCCTCAGAATCTTTAAAATCCTGGTTCAACTTAAGCTACTACCTCGTGCTCTTTGGCAGCCAGGTAACGCTCGGCATCAATAGCTGCCATACACCCGGTACCGGCTGCAGTAACAGCCTGACGGTAAACATGATCTTGCGCATCGCCGCAGCAGAAAACGCCTTCAACGTTGGTGCGGGTTGAACCTGGAACAGTTTGAATATAACCGGTCTCGTCCATATCCAACCAGCCTTTAAAAATATCGGTGTTGGGTTTATGACCGATAGCCACAAAGAAGCCGGTAACATCCAATTTGGTTTCAGCACCGGTTTGGTTATTAACTACCTGTACAGCAGTTACATTCAGACCGTCGCCTAAAATCTCTTTGGTTTCGGTATTATATAAAATTTCGATGTTATGGGTGTGCTGTACACGGTGCATCATTGCTTTTGAAGCACGGAACTCCCCACGACGAACCAGCATGTAAACCTTGTTACACATTTTAGCCAGGTAAGTAGCTTCTTCGGCCGCGGTATCACCGGCACCTACAATAGCCACATCCTGCTGGCGGAAGAAGAAACCGTCGCAAACGGCACAGGCAGAAACGCCAAAGCCGTTGTATTTTTGCTCACTTTCCAATCCGAGCCATTTAGCAGAGGCGCCGGTAGAAATAATTACGGTATCGGCAGAGATAGTTTTCTCGCCATCTACCACTACTTTATGGGGTGTACTGCTAAAATCAACCTCGGTAATGTAACCAAAGCGGATATCAGTACCTAAACGCTCCGCCTGTTTGCGGAAGTTCTCCATCATTTCAGGGCCCTGGATCCCATCAGGATAACCCGGGTAGTTCTCTACTTCGGTAGTTTGGGTAAGTTGGCCACCAGCCAGAATACCGGTATATAAAACAGGTTTCAGATCGGCACGCGAGGCGTAAATGGCCGCAGTATAACCCGCAGGCCCCGAACCGATGATCAGACATTTTACGTGTTCAGTTGGTTGTTGCATTCTTGCTTAAAAAAATGAAAGACAAAAATATAAAAATCAGGATAGTTTCAGGTCAGGTGTTGGTAAACATTAATAGTGTGCAAATTTTGAGTGACCAAAAGGCTGGAAGATGAGTTTAAAAAGTTTGTCATTGCGAGGAACGAAGCAATCTCGTCGTAAGACAAATACGTGCGACGAGATTGCTTCGCGCTCAACCTTGCGCTATGCCCTGCTCGCAATGACAAATTTTTAATAAGCAATGAGATTGCCCTTCACCCATACGCATTTACATCTTTCATACAAATCATCCACATACCCACTAAAATAAAAACGATGCCCGGCGCAAGGCAAAAAATATAGGTATAGGCTGATACCTTGCTTTCGTCCAGAATAAATTTTTCGGGGTTTTGGGTATTATAGAGTACGCTTACTGTATCGCCCTTTTGATACTCATAGGGATTAAAAGAAACGTTGATCTCTTCAATAATCAACGCCTGTTTTTGGGTAATAAAACCAATAACCATGTAATAATCATCGGCCCCCTGCTCATCTTTCTTAGTAATGATATCATATACCGATCCCTCAGCACGCAGGCATTTGCTGCACATGCTGGTGTACCGTTTAAGCCGGTATAAGCCATATACCAGGAAGAGGATCCCGGCTGCCAGTGGAATATGATACCATTCTAAATGCATCACATTAATTTAGTGCTTATCTGTAAAAACAGCAAATGTAAATGGCAATAATATGCCTGCTTATATAACTGTCAATCGCCTGCTCAGGTTTGGATCACGCCTACATTAAATTGCTTTTCTATGGGCGCATGGTCTGCTGCTTCTATACCCATAGAGATTACTTTACGGGTCTCCAGCGGATCAATCACTCCGTCTACCCACAAGCGTGCAGCCGCATAATATGGCGTGGTCTGACTGTCGTACTTATCGGTAATCGTTTTCAGCAGATGCTGTTCTTCTGCCGCAGAAAGCACTTCTCCCCTTGCTTTTGAACCCGAGGTTTGGATCTGCAACAATGTTTTAGCCGCCTGCGCGCCGCCCATTACCGCAATTTTGGCCGAAGGCCAGGCAAAGATCAACCTTGGATCATAAGCTTTACCGCACATGGCATAATTGCCGGCACCGTAAGAGTTACCTATCACAATGGTAAACTTAGGCACCACAGAGTTGGCTACAGCGTTCACCATCTTGGCACCGTCTTTTATAATCCCACCCTGCTCTGAGCGGCTACCTACCATAAAACCGGTAACATCCTGCAGAAACACCAGCGGGATCTTCTTTTGGTTACAGTTCATAATAAAACGGGTAGCCTTATCGGCCGAGTCGGAATAGATGACACCGCCAAACTGCATCTCTCCTTTTTTTGACTTAAGCACTTTCCGCTGATTTGCCACTATCCCCACAGCCCAGCCGTCAATGCGGCCTAGTCCGCAGATGATGGATTGGCCGAAGCCCTCTTTATATTGTTCAAAAGCTGATTCATCCACCAATCGTTCTATGATCTGTAACATGTCGTAGGGCTTTTCGCGACTATCAGGCAAAATCCCATAGATATCCTCTTGTTTCTGCTTAGGCAGCAATGGCTTAACGCGATCAAACCCGGCTTTAGGGTTAGCCCCCATCATGCTAAAAATATTGCGGATGCTATCCAGACAGGCGCGGTCATTGGGCTGCTTGTAATCGGTAACGCCCGATATCTCGCAATGCGTAGTGGCTCCACCCAGGGTTTCATTATCTACATCCTCGCCAATGGCCGATTTTACCAGATATGATCCTGCCAGGAAAACCGAGCCTGTGCCATCAACAATCATAGCTTCATCGCTCATAATTGGCAGGTATGCACCACCAGCCACACACGGGCCCATTATGGCGGCAATCTGCACAATGCCCATGCTGCTCATCTGCGCGTTATTGCGAAAAATGCGACCGAAGTGTTCTTTATCCGGAAATATCTCGTCCTGCAAAGGCAGGTACACCCCGGCAGAATCTACCAGATAGATAACGGGCAGGCGGTTCTCCATGGCAATCTCCTGCGCTCGCAGGTTCTTCTTCGCAGTAATTGGGAACCATGCGCCGGCTTTCACCGTGGCATCATTAGCTACCACTACACACTGACGGCCCGATACGTAACCAATAACGCAGACCACACCGCCCGACGGACAGCCACCATGCTCGGCATACATACCATCACCAACAAGGGCACCAATTTCTACACGTTGGGTATTTTTATCCAACAGGTAGTCAATGCGCTCGCGTGCAAGCAGCTTGCCTTTTTCTTTTTGTTTGGCTGCGGCTTTCTCGCCGCCACCCTGATATATTTTCTTTAAGCGGTTCTTCAGATCATAGATCTGTTGCTTATTCAGATCTTCGTTGCGGTTAAATTCAATGTCCATAATTGGTGGTAGTACGCTGTAATGTTAAGCAACATTTCTTATAAATACAATGCGCGCATAGTAATTTATATTTTAAGCAAGGAGGCTATTTTCAAATAAATTTGGTTTACATATCAGGGATGTTACATTTGCAACATCCCCCAACCTATTACTTCACCCGCGTAGTTAACAAAAACTCAATTGTCTCAAACCAACGTTTGGTACAGTTTTTACACTACTTGTGGCAAGGAACTAATTGATAAACCATAAAACGAACGAGGATGATTGTGCTGACCGTAATTTATTTGTGTAAGAAGTATAATGTGCTGGCTTGGTTTAAACGTACACGTATGGTAGGCGCCACTGGTTAATTA
This region of Mucilaginibacter yixingensis genomic DNA includes:
- a CDS encoding aldo/keto reductase encodes the protein MEKREIGKTSIAVAPLMFGGNVFGWTADEQTSFKLLDAFVDLGFNFVDTADVYTRWVPGHVGGESENIIGKWFKQSGKRDKIVLATKVGKEMLAGKGLSPEYIKKAVEASLTRLQTDYIDLYQSHDDDKDTPLEVTMQAFSDLIKEGKVRIIGASNYQGDRLAEALQVSASKDLAAYQTLQPEYNLYAREHYEKTLEPLCLERGVGVVPFFSLASGFLSGKYRSEADANKSKRGKNIVSKYLDTRGYRILDGLDKVADEHNVSQATVALAWLMARPSILAPLASATNVEQLKELAASVELKLTEADIELLNKASAY
- a CDS encoding DUF1801 domain-containing protein; translation: MAKLKTTETVASVADFINTVDDEAKRADSHLLVALMQQVTRLEPKMWGPSIIGFDSYHYKYDSGHEGDMMMVGFSPRKATLTLYIHGGADYEGKDELLAKLGKHTTSKGCLYIKKLKDVDMEVLKQLVEKAYAYMRGKYPG
- the trxB gene encoding thioredoxin-disulfide reductase, which produces MQQPTEHVKCLIIGSGPAGYTAAIYASRADLKPVLYTGILAGGQLTQTTEVENYPGYPDGIQGPEMMENFRKQAERLGTDIRFGYITEVDFSSTPHKVVVDGEKTISADTVIISTGASAKWLGLESEQKYNGFGVSACAVCDGFFFRQQDVAIVGAGDTAAEEATYLAKMCNKVYMLVRRGEFRASKAMMHRVQHTHNIEILYNTETKEILGDGLNVTAVQVVNNQTGAETKLDVTGFFVAIGHKPNTDIFKGWLDMDETGYIQTVPGSTRTNVEGVFCCGDAQDHVYRQAVTAAGTGCMAAIDAERYLAAKEHEVVA
- a CDS encoding DUF3592 domain-containing protein, encoding MHLEWYHIPLAAGILFLVYGLYRLKRYTSMCSKCLRAEGSVYDIITKKDEQGADDYYMVIGFITQKQALIIEEINVSFNPYEYQKGDTVSVLYNTQNPEKFILDESKVSAYTYIFCLAPGIVFILVGMWMICMKDVNAYG
- a CDS encoding acyl-CoA carboxylase subunit beta; protein product: MDIEFNRNEDLNKQQIYDLKNRLKKIYQGGGEKAAAKQKEKGKLLARERIDYLLDKNTQRVEIGALVGDGMYAEHGGCPSGGVVCVIGYVSGRQCVVVANDATVKAGAWFPITAKKNLRAQEIAMENRLPVIYLVDSAGVYLPLQDEIFPDKEHFGRIFRNNAQMSSMGIVQIAAIMGPCVAGGAYLPIMSDEAMIVDGTGSVFLAGSYLVKSAIGEDVDNETLGGATTHCEISGVTDYKQPNDRACLDSIRNIFSMMGANPKAGFDRVKPLLPKQKQEDIYGILPDSREKPYDMLQIIERLVDESAFEQYKEGFGQSIICGLGRIDGWAVGIVANQRKVLKSKKGEMQFGGVIYSDSADKATRFIMNCNQKKIPLVFLQDVTGFMVGSRSEQGGIIKDGAKMVNAVANSVVPKFTIVIGNSYGAGNYAMCGKAYDPRLIFAWPSAKIAVMGGAQAAKTLLQIQTSGSKARGEVLSAAEEQHLLKTITDKYDSQTTPYYAAARLWVDGVIDPLETRKVISMGIEAADHAPIEKQFNVGVIQT